One segment of Erigeron canadensis isolate Cc75 chromosome 2, C_canadensis_v1, whole genome shotgun sequence DNA contains the following:
- the LOC122588028 gene encoding probable helicase MAGATAMA 3: MLLINSVRAKLISILRGLQISLKVLGLPDVVKRHVIVEFCFERASLIFCTISSSYKLHMVPMKPLNILVIHEAAQLKEAESTIPLQLPGMKHAILIGDECQLPAMVTSNVCIESGFGRSLFDRLSYACHSRHLLNVQYRMHPSISFFPHWRFYQNQILDAETVLCENYEKQYLSGPLFGSYSFINIVGGREEKDEDGQSKRNMVEVAIVIKILKNLYEEWKDSNKKLTVGVVSPYAAQVVTIQEKLPHKYEKLDGFSVKVKSIDEFQGGEEDIIILSTVRSNSHGSVGFMSSPQRTNVALTRARHCLRILGDERTLTNSESVWEELVQDARNRHCLFDADSDECLNITVIDTKKELEQLDDLVNENSILFKRAKWKVLFSDNFRRSFGKLTTARLKKLVLNILLRLSGGWRPKNRSVDLHCEKSQHILKQFKVAGLYVICTTDIIKEFNYVQVLKVWDVLPFQEIPKLTKRLESIFMAYTNDYIYRCRERCMEGKLQVPKSWMASQEITRFCSIRNTELSSGDGKSYAENSKVNESLLLMKFYPLSDGVVKHLLSDKEQHDLPCKSVMNKWRLFYLPKVLS; the protein is encoded by the exons ATGTTGTTGATTAATTCTGTTAGAGCCAAGTTGATATCAATTTTAAGAGGTCTGCAGATATCTCTCAAAGTACTAGGTCTTCCAGATGTTGTAAAAAGACATGTAATAGTGGAGTTCTGTTTCGAAAGAGCTTCTCTTATATTTTGCACAATATCGAGTTCCTACAAGTTGCATATGGTTCCAATGAAGCCTTTGAACATTTTGGTCATACATGAAGCTGCACAGTTAAAAGAGGCCGAGTCCACTATTCCTCTTCAGCTTCCAGGGATGAAGCATGCTATCCTCATTGGAGATGAGTGCCAATTACCTGCAATGGTTACAAGCAAT GTATGTATTGAATCTGGCTTTGGACGGAGCTTATTTGACAGACTGAGTTATGCATGTCATTCTCGGCATCTACTAAATGTTCAGTATCGAATGCATCCTTCCATCAGTTTCTTCCCTCATTGGAGgttttatcaaaatcagatccTTGATGCAGAAACTGTGTTATGTGAAAATTATGAAAAGCAATATCTTTCAGGACCACTATTTGGTTcatattcatttataaatattgttGGAGGAAGAGAAGAAAAGGATGAAGATGGACAGAGCAAAAGAAATATGGTCGAGGTGGCTATTGtgattaagattttaaaaaatctctatGAAG AATGGAAAGACTCGAACAAGAAGCTTACTGTAGGTGTTGTGTCTCCTTATGCTGCCCAAGTTGTTACAATTCAAGAAAAACTTCCTCACAAGTATGAGAAACTTGATGGTTTTTCAGTAAAGGTGAAATCGATTGACGAGTTTCAGGGTGGAGAAgaagatattattattttatcaacaGTCAGATCTAATAGCCATGGATCTGTTGGATTCATGTCTAGTCCACAAAGGACTAATGTTGCCCTCACCAGAGCAAG ACATTGTCTACGGATTTTGGGAGACGAAAGAACCCTGACAAATAGTGAATCTGTATGGGAAGAACTAGTTCAAGATGCAAGAAATCGCCATTGTTTGTTTGATGCTGATTCTGATGAATGCTTGAATATAACTGTTATAGATACTAAGAAAGAGCTAGAGCAACTTGATGATCTGGTTAACGAGAATAGTATCCTTTTTAAACGTGCAAAATGGAAG GTCCTGTTCAGTGATAACTTCAGAAGATCATTTGGAAAGCTGACTACTGCTCGATTGAAGAAGcttgttttaaatattttattgagACTCTCTGGTGGCTGGAGGCCCAAAAACCGAAGTGTAGACTTGCATTGTGAAAAATCCCAGCATATTTTGAAACAGTTCAAGGTTGCAGGGTTATATGTTATATGCACAACTGATATCATCAAGGAATTCAATTATGTGCAAGTTTTGAAGGTTTGGGATGTATTACCTTTTCAAGAGATTCCAAAACTCACAAAACGTCTCGAGAGCATATTTATGGCATACACCAATGATTATATTTATCGTTGTAGAGAAAGATGCATGGAGGG GAAATTGCAAGTTCCTAAGAGTTGGATGGCATCCCAAGAAATTACTCGATTTTGTTCCATAAGGAATACTGAACTGAGCTCTGGCGATGGTAAAAGTTATGCTGAAAACTCTAAAGTAAATGAAAGCTTGTTGCTTATGAAGTTCTACCCCTTGTCGGATGGGGTGGTGAAACATTTGCTCTCTGATAAAGAACAACATGATCTACCTTGCAAGTCAGTGATGAACAAATGGAGATTATTTTATCTTCCAAAAGTTCTTTCATAA
- the LOC122588029 gene encoding Werner Syndrome-like exonuclease: MTTITIVDHDIPETTHDRYTVELYDNTILTLVTDTPSFVDEWISEIERIHHRRLDNLIVGLDVEWRPSFSKHVRYPVATLQLCVGRRCLIFQIYYSRYIPQSLVDFLSNPNYTFTGVGIHEDIEKLKNDYDLEVENVSDLTTLAVQVYNDRDLYGSGLTKLANWVCGMDIHKPKTITTSHWDKEWLSLAQVKYACVDAFLSFEIGRKLITGDID; this comes from the coding sequence ATGACGACGATAACCATTGTCGATCACGACATCCCGGAAACCACACACGACCGTTACACCGTGGAATTGTACGACAACACCATACTCACCCTGGTAACCGACACACCCTCTTTCGTCGACGAATGGATCTCCGAAATCGAACGCATCCATCATCGCCGTCTCGACAATCTCATCGTCGGTCTCGACGTAGAATGGCGTCCAAGTTTTAGTAAACATGTCCGTTACCCTGTCGCCACTCTCCAACTATGCGTCGGACGACGATGTCTTATTTTTCAGATATATTACTCGCGTTACATCCCACAATCCCTCGTTGACTTTTTGTCAAACCCAAATTATACTTTCACTGGGGTTGGAATACATGAGGATATTGAGAAACTTAAAAACGATTATGATTTGGAAGTTGAGAATGTATCGGATTTAACGACGTTGGCTGTTCAAGTGTATAATGATAGGGATCTTTATGGGTCTGGGCTTACGAAATTAGCAAATTGGGTTTGTGGGATGGATATTCATAAGCCCAAAACGATTACGACCAGTCATTGGGATAAGGAATGGTTGTCTCTGGCCCAAGTCAAGTATGCCTGTGTTGACGCTTTTCTTAGTTTTGAGATTGGGAGGAAATTGATTACTGGGgatattgattga